From Coffea arabica cultivar ET-39 chromosome 2e, Coffea Arabica ET-39 HiFi, whole genome shotgun sequence, the proteins below share one genomic window:
- the LOC113731514 gene encoding QWRF motif-containing protein 2-like — protein MMVAAVSGGGGAASTTGPQNPKTISRDETQTHQRRPPLLPSEKDNNGIDNPKRPKSRVVSSRYMSSSPSTSTSNSSSASSSSVSSRRFPSPLVSRNSTAAWNSPALVPKRSVSVDRRRPVTAARPLTPDLDAKQGNAGGGEPSAATKLLVTATRSLSVSFQGEAFSLPISKTKAAPPSPNLSSVRKNTPERRRSSTPSRVKGDGGGDQVENSRPIDQHRWPARTRQANPLSRSLDCSGGERSKLIGSGNVIRALQQSMIDERRASFDGRLSIDLGNAELLKAVQDAPDGNSVNNESSVQSDLTASDTDSVSSGSTSGVQECTGVSHAKGGPRGIVVSARFWQETNSRLRRLQDPGSPLATSPGSKLIVPPKLKKFPSDGPLSSPRTMSSPIRGPIRASSPSKLMTSVGSSPSRGMPSPSRVRNAVSTINSSFIETPSVLSFAVDVRRGKVGENRIVDAHLLRLLYNRHLQWRFGNARTEATLLAQKHSAEKSLWNAWITISDLRDTVTKKRHRLQLLGQKLKLASILKGQITCLEDWASLDKDHSISLLGAIEALKASTLRLPVGGGAIADIQSLKEAVGSAVDMMQGMACSICSLLPKVDEVNSLVIELAKVTAKERALLEQCKDFLAVLAAMQVKDCSLRTHILQHNRV, from the exons ATGATGGTGGCTGCTGTTTCTGGTGGAGGAGGAGCAGCTTCAACAACTGGCCCACAAAACCCCAAAACAATTTCTCGAGATGAGACTCAAACTCACCAAAGAAGACCTCCACTGCTGCCTTCTGAGAAGGATAATAATGGTATTGACAACCCAAAAAGGCCTAAATCAAGAGTTGTTTCTTCAAGGTACATGTCCTCTTCTCCTTCCACTTCTACTTCAAATTCTTCCTCTGCATCTTCGTCATCAGTTTCCTCTAGAAGATTCCCATCCCCTTTAGTTTCAAGGAATTCCACTGCCGCGTGGAATTCTCCTGCTTTGGTGCCGAAAAGGTCAGTTTCTGTCGACCGGAGGCGGCCGGTGACAGCAGCTAGGCCTTTAACACCCGATCTTGATGCCAAACAAGGCAATGCAGGTGGTGGTGAACCTTCAGCTGCTACAAAGCTGCTGGTCACTGCTACTAGGAGTTTATCAGTTTCTTTTCAGGGGGAAGCCTTTTCGCTTCCAATTAGTAAGACTAAAGCTGCCCCGCCTTCACCTAATTTGAGTAGTGTGAGGAAGAATACACCAGAAAGGAGGAGAAGTAGTACTCCTTCAAGGGTGAAGGGTGATGGGGGTGGAGATCAAGTTGAAAATTCCAGGCCCATTGATCAGCATCGGTGGCCGGCTAGGACAAGACAGGCAAATCCCTTATCTAGAAGCTTAGATTGTAGTGGTGGGGAGCGGAGTAAGCTCATTGGATCTGGGAATGTTATTAGAGCATTGCAGCAATCCATGATTGATGAGAGAAGGGCTTCATTTGATGGAAGGCTGAGTATTGATTTGGGCAATGCTGAGCTTTTGAAGGCAGTTCAGGATGCCCCAGATGGAAATTCAGTCAATAATGAATCATCTGTGCAGTCTGATCTTACTGCATCAGATACAGATAGTGTTTCTTCCGGTAGTACTTCTGGAGTGCAAGAATGTACTGGGGTTTCCCATGCTAAAGGTGGACCTCGTGGAATTGTTGTTTCAGCTCGCTTCTGGCAAGAAACTAATAGTCGGTTGAGGAGGTTGCAGGACCCCGGGTCACCTTTGGCAACTAGTCCTGGTTCAAAATTGATTGTGCCACCAAAGTTGAAGAAGTTCCCTAGTGATGGTCCCTTATCATCACCACGAACAATGTCATCACCTATTCGGGGGCCTATAAGAGCTTCATCTCCCAGTAAGCTTATGACCTCAGTTGGATCATCTCCTTCACGAGGAATGCCTAGTCCATCTCGGGTCAGAAATGCTGTTAGTACCATTAATAGTAGTTTTATTGAGACACCGTCAGTTCTCAGTTTTGCTGTTGATGTTCGGAGGGGGAAAGTTGGGGAGAACAGAATTGTTGATGCTCACTTGTTGAGACTTCTATATAATCGACATTTGCAGTGGCGTTTTGGAAATGCTAGGACTGAAGCAACCTTGCTGGCGCAGAAACATAGTGCAGAG AAGAGTCTGTGGAATGCTTGGATAACAATCTCAGATCTACGTGATACAGTCACAAAGAAAAGACACAGGTTACAGTTGCTGGGGCAAAAATTGAAGTTAGCCTCCATTCTCAAGGGACAA ATAACTTGTTTAGAAGATTGGGCTTCTTTGGATAAAGATCACTCTATCTCTCTGCTAGGAGCAATTGAAGCGTTGAAGGCTAGCACTCTTCGCCTCCCTGTTGGTGGAGGGGCTATT GCTGATATTCAAAGCTTGAAGGAGGCAGTTGGTTCTGCAGTGGACATGATGCAGGGAATGGCATGTTCAATATGTTCTCTTCTGCCAAAG GTAGATGAAGTGAATTCTCTAGTGATTGAACTTGCGAAAGTGACTGCAAAAGAGCGAGCTTTACTCGAACAATGCAAAGATTTCTTGGCTGTGCTAGCAGCCATGCAG GTGAAAGATTGTAGTTTGAGAACACACATCTTACAACATAACCGTGTATGA